The nucleotide sequence ATCTCCACCAGCAGCGTCGCAGCTGCCGCAGACCCGCGATCTTTCATCGCTGCTTGCCGGCATGCGCTCGAGCCGGGGAGTGGTCGCCGAGTTCCAGGAGACGCGGGAGCTCGCACTGCTGTCGTCGCCGCTCGAGGCGACCGGCGCCATCTATTTCATCCCACCGTCGCGCCTGGTGCGCGTCGTGACGAGCCCCGGCCACTCGCGCCTGGTCGTCGACGGCGACAAGGTGCGATTCGAAGACGAAACCGGACACAAGGACCTCGACCTTTCGTCGAGCCCGATCGCGCGCCAGATGATCGACAGCTTCGTCGTCCTGTTCGACGGCGACGAGACGAGGCTGCACCAGCTCTACGACGCGCAGTTCCACACCGACGGCCAGGCGTGGAGCCTGCACCTGACGCCCCGCTCGATGCCGCTCGAT is from Candidatus Binatia bacterium and encodes:
- a CDS encoding outer membrane lipoprotein carrier protein LolA encodes the protein MTPWRSWAAPRGASSAPAGASSAPASPSAATKPPVSPPAASQLPQTRDLSSLLAGMRSSRGVVAEFQETRELALLSSPLEATGAIYFIPPSRLVRVVTSPGHSRLVVDGDKVRFEDETGHKDLDLSSSPIARQMIDSFVVLFDGDETRLHQLYDAQFHTDGQAWSLHLTPRSMPLDRMIKFFEMSGTGPTIDRMEAVEPDGDRTVTRFGRTETQHEFSKTELAELFGDAHAP